A portion of the Acipenser ruthenus chromosome 38, fAciRut3.2 maternal haplotype, whole genome shotgun sequence genome contains these proteins:
- the LOC117433822 gene encoding fish-egg lectin-like, whose amino-acid sequence MRTLAFCLILVMGSSEALDCQFVDGSLKQVDAGLGLVFGVNDAGAVFMRFGNKWVLMEGNLRHVTVGPAGLWGVNEDFHIFKMVAGKWERVEGLLKQIDAGGDQLIGGVNNESAGFCLNQQGAALVLGGGAHVPWVSLADDLVYYSCGPQSCWGVTSKNAVLVRKGVTPNKCQGSDWEPVPDFPMVLVEVGSDGIVFGINGTGEVFRRAGITDSNPSGSQWTHQYVCGNMRHASYDLGVLWLITMDQKIVSCIL is encoded by the exons ATGAGAACCCTAGCCTTCTGTCTGATCCTTGTGATGGGCTCCAGCGAAG cgCTGGACTGCCAGTTTGTGGACGGCTCACTGAAGCAGGTGGACGCTGGGCTGGGGCTGGTTTTCGGGGTGAACGACGCGGGCGCGGTCTTCATGAGATTCGGGAACAAGTGGGTGCTGATGGAGGGAAACCTGAGGCATGTGACCGTGGGTCCGGCTGGACTGTGGGGGGTCAACGAGGATTTCCACATCTTCAAGATGGTCGCCGGGAAATGGGAGAGAGTGGAGG gTCTCCTGAAACAGATTGACGCTGGGGGTGACCAGCTGATCGGAGGTGTAAACAATGAGAGTGCAGGATTCTGTCTGAACCAGCAGGGGGCGGCGCTGGTGCTCGGGGGAGGGGCCCATGTCCCCTGGGTCTCTCTCGCTGATGACCTGGTGTACTACTCCTGCGGCCCCCAGTCCTGCTGGGGAGTGACCTCCAAGAACGCAGTGCTGGTCCGCAAGGGGGTGACCCCGAACAAGTGCCAGGGCTCGGACTGGGAGCCGGTCCCAGACTTCCCCATGgtcctggtggaggtgggatcGGACGGGATCGTGTTCGGCATTAACGGCACCGGGGAGGTCTTCCGCAG GGCTGGGATCACCGACAGCAACCCGTCGGGCTCCCAGTGGACTCACCAGTACGTCTGCGGCAACATGAGGCATGCCAGCTACGACCTGGGAGTGCTGTGGCTGATCACAATGGATCAGAAGATCGTGAGCTGCATCCTCTAG